Proteins co-encoded in one Pelobates fuscus isolate aPelFus1 chromosome 5, aPelFus1.pri, whole genome shotgun sequence genomic window:
- the LOC134610464 gene encoding BTB/POZ domain-containing protein 17, which translates to MVGEMAQGTWNAGSLAQAVVMLNLLALTDAAHKSDLSSEASGAVINHSSMLIHRLQELLQNGNSSDTTLRVHTTNSDEVKIIHAHQLLLSLQSDIFEGLLLNQSVLTLQEPADCAVLFEKFLRYFYCGEISVHLNQAVPLHRLASKYHVSALQRGVSEYMKTHLASESTQGHVVSWYHYALKMGDEGLQESCLKFLAWNLSTVISSSEWVTVSDDLMVSLLQRSDLVLQNEIELFSAVEEWISKNNPDVPIIDKVLRSIRYAMISPSQLFQIQKQSTVLATYHSSVQDLLFQAFQFHSASPLHFAKYFDVNCSMFVPRNYLSSSWGSQWIINNPARDDRSLSFQTQLGPSNHDSTKKITWNALFSPRWLPVSLRPVYSESVSGASQSNRLDEGKPRLVVTSAMSGLEFAGVTFQKTVLVGVRRQQGKVFVKHVYNVHQSTDEVSDFLVHADLQKRTSEYLIDNSLHLHIIIKPIYHSLIKAK; encoded by the exons ATGGTGGGGGAGATGGCGCAGGGAACCTGGAATGCTGGGAGCCTGGCACAGGCAGTGGTTATGTTAAACCTGTTGGCGCTCACAGATGCAG CTCACAAGTCAGACCTGAGCAGTGAAGCCTCTGGAGCTGTAATCAATCATTCCTCCATGCTCATCCATCGTCTGCAGGAGCTCCTACAGAATGGTAACTCCAGTGACACCACCCTGAGGGTCCACACCACCAACTCCGATGAGGTGAAGATCATACACGCCCATCAGCTTCTCCTCAGCCTACAGAGCGATATCTTCGAGGGGCTTCTGCTAAACCAGAGCGTGCTGACATTACAGGAGCCCGCAGACTGCGCTGTTTTATTTGAGAAATTCCTCAG gtacTTTTATTGTGGTGAGATTTCTGTCCATTTGAACCAAGCTGTCCCTCTTCACCGTTTGGCCAGCAAATATCACGTCTCAGCCCTACAGAGAGGAGTCTCTGAATATATGAAAACCCATCTGGCCAGTGAGTCAACACAAGGCCATGTGGTTAGCTGGTACCACTATGCGTTAAAGATGGGCGATGAGGGCCTGCAGGAGAGTTGCCTGAAGTTCTTGGCATGGAACCTGTCCACCGTTATAAGTAGCAGTGAGTGGGTGACTGTGAGTGATGACCTCATGGTGTCTCTACTCCAGCGCTCTGATCTGGTACTGCAGAATGAAATAGAGTTATTTAGTGCAGTAGAGGAATGGATCAGCAAGAACAATCCTGATGTACCCATTATTGACAAGGTTCTGCGGTCTATCCGATATGCCATGATCTCTCCAAGTCAACTTTTTCAGATTCAGAAACAGTCCACGGTGTTGGCTACTTATCACAGCTCTGTGCAAGATCTCTTGTTCCAGGCCTTCCAGTTCCACTCAGCTTCCCCACTGCACTTTGCCAAATATTTTGATGTTAACTGCAGCATGTTTGTGCCTCGGAATTATCTGTCTTCCTCATGGGGGTCACAGTGGATCATTAACAATCCTGCCAGGGATGACAGAAGCCTTAGTTTTCAGACCCAGCTCGGGCCCAGCAACCACGACTCTACTAAGAAAATCACGTGGAATGCTCTTTTTTCTCCACGCTGGCTTCCCGTCAGCTTGCGCCCTGTCTACTCAGAGTCTGTGTCTGGTGCCTCTCAATCCAATCGTCTAGATGAAGGGAAACCTCGGCTGGTGGTGACCTCAGCAATGAGTGGCCTGGAATTTGCAGGGGTCACCTTCCAGAAGACTGTCTTGGTTGGTGTTAGGAGACAGCAGGGCAAGGTGTTTGTGAAGCATGTCTACAACGTCCACCAAAGTACAGATGAAGTGTCTGACTTCTTAGTACATGCTGACCTTCAGAAACGGACTTCAGAATATCTGATAGACAACTCCCTGCATCTGCACATCATCATTAAACCAATCTACCACTCTTTAATTAAAGCAAAGTGA